In Trichoderma breve strain T069 chromosome 4, whole genome shotgun sequence, the following proteins share a genomic window:
- a CDS encoding exocyst complex component sec3 domain-containing protein produces MDYSSTTGSNAAATRAERFEDEKRRIIDSCFNKKDTDGLLHETYITHIRVTEFSSHSSMPPPPEARGQNTEKPRIIVVAVRKSGRVRVHKAKENNSGSFSIGKTWNLDDLSHIESYTGPKVSPNLREWAGETGFLVTLGKPYFWQAQTEKEKKFFIASLIKIYGKYTGGKLPELSGFDVRELDQILGAGKRPTGTPPRQQTIDPATSQQTIATSSAAPKSSLGEAPRYPRPSPLVRPSANESRSPAGSFDSTASRERSVPRWTAQNNKSQDSIANSTATKGDDTSSIPPRSRSGMSGPSGLSGLSALSEPRDVPDSTHDSIPALPRPSLESKLPPERRRPPMDPSRPQDRDLVPAPLMSSPAKKEPVAPPPRSIDRVASPAIPSVLQPGIAFAGRTSQDGSPPRLTEPLEDVEKKPRSINQSGTRDTTTLEKQLTSPDEETRPGLGPMIKSKISKGDVAGAFWKAASAANAFRPRPGGAGERLRQNQAKSNEGPDGITSVVPAPPRPASRDANPPTIETPKPTVSDLAIPEVKILVAESNTPGIAPAPTKEVSEPEKDAAASKEASRRPVVVGQDASEEFGKWLDFFGWVPGDQMHCLNMDDIGNDLERELNTVQAGGWLARFREEDERVNTIKRGIDLAMGECEELDNLLTLYSVELSTLSDDIAYIEAQGQGLQVQTANQKLLRKELESLLETCAITSTDLQALQQAPLDSLRGLEEVELSLVTLFRAMIKIDPSLGGDDTGKSIDTALDADNALGLNSNYGKMRIVQEKREMYLHESRYFMKRLLDFMTGQFAEAYVETKRALDGALSKKVDPAHHSIGRDLLWKYSPLMLYARDADLENWNRLMQIYQDKSSPVYKHEFQHVITLWRKNARKLTGDEAEVIFSSQVEKQQEGVATAARKLTVKHGGTRAHVERNTTDNRSLPYEIFSEALEDLLPLVEMEQNFIIDFFHATTLEQADFPEAVAASPPRDRRGGDLKRHRLMEPDRELARRVTRSMEAIFAFLEAELRRLMEWAIAQDPLQGVGVLATLERKLSEMGQSNQDFLNALLQKLHASLEGQFRKFVDEQIRAIEETKVKIKKRKGVISFIRIFPAFMAAVENMVAGLDHNLILRRTVNREYDRILKTMFESLMVIAREHPAVVGVAGGAADPEDKEALNFHILLIENMNHFLEETDARGLEVLENWKAQANTEYHEHMALYLNAVMRRPLGRLLEQIENIEAQLQTGKSAMAIARQPSNNKTAFNKVLGSYDAKEVRKGIETLRKRVEKHFGDADDPTLSRGLVVRVLQECEEFYTEVEGRIGRIITDVYGGEVFFEWPRVEVKAAFR; encoded by the exons ATGGATTATTCAAGCACAACTGGTTCCAATGCGGCCGCCACGAGGGCGGAACGatttgaggatgagaaacGTCGAATCATTGATAGCTGTTTCAACAAAAAGGATACCGATGGCTTGC TTCATGAAACTTATATTACCCATATTCGCGTCACCGAGTTCTCCTCACATTCATCGATGCCGCCTCCTCCTGAAGCTCGGGGTCAGAATACGGAGAAGCCCAGGATTATTGTTGTGGCAGTACGAAAGTCCGGAAGAGTTCGAGTCCACAAAGCCAAGGAGAACAATAGTGGATCTTTCTCAATCGGCAAGACATGGAATCTAGACGACCTCTCACACATCGAATCCTATACGGGGCCAAAGGTAAGCCCGAATCTGCGAGAATGGGCTGGAGAGACTGGCTTCCTCGTTACACTGGGGAAGCCCTATTTTTGGCAAGCTCAAAccgaaaaggagaagaagttctTCATCGCAAGTTTGATCAAAATCTATGGCAAATATACAGGAGGCAAATTGCCCGAGTTATCAGGGTTCGACGTGAGGGAATTGGACCAAATTCTAGGGGCAGGCAAACGCCCAACCGGAACTCCGCCTCGGCAGCAAACGATTGATCCGGCAACCAGCCAGCAAACTATCGCCACATCATCAGCCGCCCCCAAAAGTAGTCTTGGAGAGGCCCCACGATATCCCAGGCCCTCCCCTCTTGTCCGGCCTTCGGCAAATGAAAGTAGGTCTCCTGCTGGAAGTTTCGACTCTACTGCATCCAGAGAACGATCCGTTCCACGATGGACGGcccaaaacaacaaaagccAAGACTCTATTGCCAACTCTACTGCAACAAAAGGCGATGATACGTCGAGCATCCCACCGCGTTCGCGCAGCGGCATGAGTGGGCCGAGTGGCCTAAGTGGCCTAAGTGCGCTGAGCGAACCTCGAGATGTTCCCGATTCAACTCACGATTCTATACCTGCTTTACCTCGCCCATCACTGGAAAGCAAACTACCACCTGAGAGAAGGCGCCCCCCTATGGATCCTTCAAGACCACAGGATAGGGATTTGGTCCCTGCCCCCTTGATGAGCTCACCAGCTAAAAAGGAGCCGGTGGCACCTCCGCCACGGAGTATCGATCGGGTTGCCTCTCCAGCAATTCCATCAGTGTTACAACCAGGGATAGCTTTTGCTGGCAGAACTAGCCAGGACGGAAGCCCACCACGTCTCACGGAGCCTCTGGAGGACGTGGAGAAAAAACCAAGAAGCATCA ATCAATCAGGAACAAGGGATACGACAACACTTGAAAAACAGTTGACTTCGCCAGATGAGGAAACTCGTCCTGGTTTAGGCCCCATGATAAAGTCTAAGATATCCAAAGGGGATGTTGCCGGTGCATTTTGGAAAGCTGCGTCTGCCGCAAATGCTTTCCGTCCACGACCGGGAGGAGCCGGAGAGCGCCTCCGCCAGAATCAAGCCAAATCAAACGAGGGTCCTGATGGCATTACAAGCGTTGTCCCGGCACCGCCTAGACCTGCCTCTCGCGATGCAAACCCTCCCACCATTGAAACCCCAAAGCCGACCGTTAGTGACTTGGCAATACCAGAGGTCAAAATATTGGTGGCCGAGTCAAATACCCCTGGAATTGCACCAGCACCAACTAAAGAAGTTAGTGAGCCTGAGAAGGACGCAGCGGCTTCAAAAGAAGCCTCTCGTCGGCCCGTAGTCGTTGGACAGGATGCTAG TGAAGAATTCGGCAAATGGCTGGATTTCTTTGGTTGGGTTCCTGGTGATCAGATGCACTGCTTAAATATGGACGATATAGGCAATGACCTGGAGCGAGAATTAAACACAGTCCAAGCGGGGGGGTGGCTAGCACGCTTtcgagaagaggatgagaggGTAAATACGATCAAACGTGGAATCGATCTTGCTATGGGTGAATGCGAAGAGCTGGATAatttacttactttatattCAGTGGAGCTCTCG ACCCTCTCAGACGACATTGCGTATAttgaagctcaaggccaaggcctcCAGGTACAAACAGCCAACCAAAAATTGCTAAGGAAGGAACTGGAGTCATTGCTGGAAACATGCGCCATAACTTCAACCGATCTCCAGGCACTTCAACAGGCACCCTTGGACAGTCTTCGAGGCttggaagaagttgaacTCTCCCTTGTGACTCTATTTAGAGCCATGATAAAGATTGATCCCTCTCTTGGAGGGGACGACACCGGAAAGTCTATAGATACTGCTCTGGACGCTGACAATGCCTTGGGGCTAAACAGCAATTACGGCAAGATGAGAATTGtgcaagagaagagagaaatgtaCCTGCACGAAAGCAGGTACTTCATGAAACGACTACTGGACTTCATGACCGGTCAGTTCGCCGAAGCTTATGTCGAAACGAAGCGAGCATTGGATGGTGCTCTTTCGAAAAAAGTTGATCCTGCACATCACAGCATTGGAAGAGATCTTCTGTGGAAGTACAGCCCCTTAATGCTCTACGCGAGAGATGCGGACCTAGAAAACTGGAATCGCCTCATGCAAATTTATCAAGACAAGAGCTCTCCCGTGTATAAGCACGAATTTCAGCATGTGATTACTCTTTGGCGTAAAAATGCGAGGAAATTAAcaggagatgaagcagaggTTATCTTCTCGTCTCAAGTTGAAAAACAGCAGGAGGGTGTGGCTACAGCGGCTAGGAAGTTGACCGTGAAAC ATGGTGGCACCAGAGCGCACGTTGAAAGGAACACTACGGATAATAGAAGCCTGCCATACGAAATCTTCTCTGAGGCCTTGGAAGATCTTTTGCCTCTGGTTGAGATGGAACAGAATTTTATCATCGATTTCTTCCATGCGACTACATTGGAACAAGCAGATTTCCCAGAGGCGgttgcagcttctcctcctcgagacCGCCGTGGAGGCGATTTGAAACGCCATAGGCTCATGGAACCTGACCGAGAACTTGCTCGCCGTGTTACGCGGTCCATGGAGGCCATTTTCGCATTCCTTGAGGCTGAGTTACGAAGGCTGATGGAGTGGGCAATCGCCCAAGATCCACT TCAAGGAGTTGGAGTGCTCGCTACGCTCGAGAGAAAATTGTCTGAAATGGGGCAATCTAATCAAGATTTCTTGAATGCCCTTCTCCAGAAGCTGCATGCATCATTGGAGGGGCAATTCAGAAAGTTTGTTGATGAACAGATACGAGCCATCGAGGAAACAAAAGTTAAAatcaagaagcgcaagggTGTCATATCATTCATACGAATATTTCCCGCTTTCATGGCCGCCGTCGAAAACATGGTCGCTGGGTTGGATCATAACCTAATCTTGCGGCGGACGGTAAATCGGGAGTACGATCGCATTCTCAAGACAATGTTCGAATCACTCATGGTGATTGCGCGTGAGCATCCGGCCGTTGTCGGGGTTGCCGGCGGAGCGGCTGATCCAGAGGACAAGGAGGCGCTGAACTTTCACATTTTGTTGATTGAGAACATGAATCACTTTCTCGAAGAGACTGATGCCCGCGGCCTAGAGGTTCTTGAAAACTGGAAAGCACAAGCGAATACCGAATATCATGAGCATATGGCGCTCTATCTAAATGCGGTGATGCGGCGACCCCTGGGGCGACTTCTGGAGCAGATTGAGAATATCGAAGCGCAGCTGCAAACCGGCAAGTCCGCAATGGCAATCGCTCGACAGCCCTCAAACAATAAGACGGCATTCAATAAAGTGCTGGGCTCTTATGATGCGAAGGAAGTACGGAAGGGAATTGAAACTCTACGGAAACGCGTGGAGAAGCATTTCGGCGATGCTGACGATCCCACCCTCAGCCGAGGCCTGGTCGTCAGGGTGCTTCAAGAATGCGAAGAGTTCTACACCGAGGTTGAAGGCAGGATAGGTAGGATTATAACTGATGTCTACGGCGGGGAGGTATTCTTTGAATGGCCTAGGGTAGAGGTGAAGGCTGCCTTCAGGTAA
- a CDS encoding respiratory-chain NADH dehydrogenase 51 kd subunit domain-containing protein, whose translation MLSARATSRKAVSLSRGARRGLATVQDAAPVRTYGGLKDQDRIFQNLYGRYPANLQSAKKMGDWHKTKEILLKGDDWIINEVKASGLRGRGGAGFPSGLKWSFMNFKGWEKDTKPRYLVVNADEGEPGTCKDREIMRKDPHKLVEGCLVAGRAMNATAAYIYIRGEFYHEAAILQNAINEAYADGLIGKNACGSGYDFDVYIHRGAGAYVCGEETSLIESIEGKPGKPRLKPPFPAAVGVFGCPSTVANVETVAVAPTICRRGGSWFAGFGRERNQGTKLFCISGHVNNPCTVEEEMSIPLRELIDKHCGGVRGGWDNLLAVIPGGSSTPILPKNVCDDQLMDFDALKDSQSGLGTAAVIVMDKSADVVRAISRLSHFYRHESCGQCTPCREGSKWTEQIMSRFEKGQGREREIDMLQELTKQVEGHTICALGEAFAWPIQGLIRHFRPELEARMESYAKAQGGAALAGGWQHDSRAHGKLVSPGQ comes from the exons ATGCTGTCTGCCCGAGCAACCTCCAGAAAGGCCGTCAGTCTCTCGCGAGGCGCCAGGAGAGGCCTGGCCACTGTTCAGGATGCCGCCCCCGTACGAACATATGGTGGGCTGAAGGACCAGGACCGGATTTTCCAGAACCTCTATGGGCGATACCCGGCCAACCTCCAGAGCGCTAAGAAAATGGGCGATTGGCACAAGACAAAGGAGATCCTCTTGAAGGGTGACGATTGGATCATTAACGAAGTCAAGGCCTCCGGTTTGCGCGGACGAGGTGGTGCGGGCTTCCCTTCTGGTCTCAAGTGG TCCTTCATGAACTTCAAGGGCTGGGAAAAGGACACAAAACCGCGATATCTCGTGGTAAATGCCGACGAGGGTGAACCCGGTACCTGCAAGGACAGAGAAATCATGAGGAAAGACCCGCACAAACTCGTCGAAGGTTGTCTCGTTGCCGGCCGAGCAATGAATGCCACCGCCGCCTATATTTATATCCGTGGCGAATTCTACCACGAAGCCGCCATTCTCCAAAATGCGATCAACGAGGCCTATGCAGATGGGCTGATTGGCAAGAATGCGTGTGGTTCCGGATACGATTTCGATGTCTACATTCACCGCGGTGCTGGTGCCTACGTCTGTGGAGAGGAGACGTCTCTGATCGAGTCTATAGAAGGAAAGCCTGGAAAGCCTCGACTCAAGCCTCCCTTCCCTGCTGCGGTGGGTGTTTTCGGGTGCCCCTCAACTGTTGCCAACGTGGAAactgttgctgttgcgcCGACAATCTGCCGCCGTGGAGGAAGTTGGTTTGCTGGGTTTGGCCGCGAGCGCAACCAGGGAACTAAGCTGTTCTGCATTTCAGGCCATGTGAACAACCCTTGTaccgttgaagaagaaatgtccATTCCCCTTCGCGAGCTTATTGACAAACACTGCGGTGGAGTCCGAGGCGGCTGGGATAATCTGCTAGCCGTTATTCCTGGTGGTTCTTCGACTCCGATTTTGCCCAAGAATGTCTGTGACGACCAATTGATGGATTTCGATGCCTTGAAGGATAGCCAATCAGGTCTAGGCACAGCTGCAGTCATTGTCATGGACAAGAGTGCGGATGTTGTGCGTGCAATTAGCCGCTTGAGCCACTTCTACCGCCACGAGAGCTGCGGCCAGTGCACACCATGCCGTGAAGGCAGCAAGTGGACGGAACAGATAATGAGCAGATTCGAAAAGGGCCAGGGACGGGAGAGGGAAATCGACATGCTTCAGGAGTTGACAAAGCAGGTTGAGGGTCACACTATTTGTG CGCTCGGCGAAGCCTTTGCATGGCCAATCCAGGGCCTCATCCGCCATTTCAGACCCGAGCTAGAGGCCAGGATGGAGAGCTATGCCAAAGCCCAAGGGGGGGCTGCTCTGGCTGGTGGGTGGCAACATGATTCAAGGGCCCATGGAAAATTGGTTTCTCCTGGtcagtga
- a CDS encoding enoyl-(Acyl carrier protein) reductase domain-containing protein, producing MVATLKSSASMLRLASRAFALRPTSRLPLAAVRQFHYMPPRQDKPGSHSRTDSEVEIEYPAEHELPSSKPVSAGGQYVKPTLPSFTLDGKVGVVTGGARGLGLVIGQGMVYSGADLALVDMNKEEAEKQAKLIVDAFVKENPNAERIPKVTAHYADVGDADSVEQCIAEIVQKHGKIDNLVTSAGFTENFEAVNYPIDRLRKLWAVNVDGTYLFATSVARHLMERKSPGSMVMIGSMSGSIVNVPQPQAPYNASKAGVRHLAASLAVEWAHAGIRVNCLSPGYMLTALTQKILDENPDLKQKWVSLIPQGKMGLPQDLMGPVAFLLSDASSYVTGADIRVDGGYTVT from the exons ATGGTTGCGACACTGAAATCGTCCGCGTCAATGCTCCGGCTGGCGAGCCGAGCCTTTGCGCTTAGACCAACCAGTCGactgccattggccgcaGTAAGACAGTTCCATTACATGCCGCCACGACAGGATAAGCCTGGAAGCCACTCTCGAACAGACTCTGAAGTCGAGATTGAGTATCCTGCCGAGCATGAGCTCCCGAGCAGCAAGCCGGTCTCTGCTGGTGGCCAGTATGTCAAGCCTACGCTTCCCAGCTTCACCCTTGACGGAAAGGTTGGTGTCGTCACAGGTGGTGCAAGAGGATTGGGGCTTGTGATTGGCCAGGGAATGGTCTACTCCGGGGCCGATCTAGCCTTGGTCGATATGAACA aggaggaggccgagaagcagGCAAAGCTGATTGTAGATGCTTTCGTCAAGGAAAACCCCAATGCCGAACG CATTCCCAAGGTCACGGCACATTACGCcgatgttggtgatgccgaCTCTGTCGAACAGTGTATAGCTGAGATTGTCCAGAAGCACGGCAAGATAGACAACTTGGTCACTTCGGCTGGCTTCACTGAAAATTTCGAGGCCGTCAACTACCCAATTGATCGCCTTCGAAAGCTTTGGGCTGTCAACGTAGACGGCACATATCTGTTCGCCACCTCAGTTGCTCGTCAtctgatggagaggaagagccCCGGTAGTATGGTCATGATTGGCAGCATGTCGGGATCCATTGTCAACGTCCCCCAGCCCCAAGC TCCTTACAACGCTTCCAAGGCAGGGGTTCGCCATCTAGCAGCATCCCTTGCCGTTGAGTGGGCCCATGCTGGCATCCGGGTCAACTGCCTTTCCCCAGGATACATGCTGACAGCGCT AACCCAGAAAATCCTGGATGAGAACCCAGATCTGAAGCAGAAATGGGTATCTCTTATTCCCCAAGGCAAGATGGGCTTACCCCAAGATCTCATGGGCCCTGTGGCCTTCCTGCTCTCTGATGCTAGCAGCTATGTAACTGGCGCTGATATTCGAGTTGATGGTGGCTATACCGTTACATAA